The following are encoded in a window of Prochlorococcus marinus str. MIT 1013 genomic DNA:
- the pheA gene encoding prephenate dehydratase has product MSTRVAYLGPKGTYAEKAAKALAELEKLESPEFSPCKGLRSVVDNLANNLCEAAVVPIENSVEGGVTTTLDSLWRHKNIFIHRALVLPIKHSLMSSGSISTISEVLSHPQAIAQCSQWLSDNIPNAVHLPTNSTAEAIRMVKGSSFRAAIGSKEASDELNILAYPINDIEGNCTRFVLLSKNNIKTDGNKASMAFSLKSNSPGALLKALNCIASLGLNMSRIESRPSKRELGEYVFFIDLDLKNNNQKDFEKITKELSPLCNQIINFGCYFGSEVE; this is encoded by the coding sequence ATGTCAACTCGAGTGGCCTACCTAGGGCCTAAAGGAACATACGCTGAGAAGGCTGCAAAAGCACTAGCAGAGCTAGAAAAGCTTGAATCGCCAGAGTTTTCTCCGTGCAAAGGATTAAGGTCTGTAGTAGATAATCTTGCAAACAATCTTTGTGAAGCAGCCGTCGTACCAATTGAAAATTCAGTAGAAGGTGGGGTTACCACAACACTAGATTCTCTATGGAGACATAAAAATATATTTATTCACAGAGCCCTGGTACTGCCTATTAAACACTCATTAATGAGCAGCGGATCTATATCAACGATTTCAGAGGTCCTTTCCCATCCTCAGGCTATAGCTCAATGCAGCCAATGGTTAAGCGATAATATTCCAAATGCAGTTCATTTACCAACCAATTCAACTGCAGAAGCAATAAGAATGGTAAAAGGAAGCTCGTTTAGAGCAGCTATAGGGTCAAAAGAGGCAAGTGATGAACTAAATATTCTGGCTTATCCTATTAATGATATTGAAGGTAATTGCACTAGGTTCGTTCTTCTTAGCAAGAACAATATTAAAACAGATGGTAATAAAGCAAGTATGGCTTTTTCTCTTAAGTCAAATAGTCCGGGGGCATTACTAAAAGCATTAAATTGCATAGCAAGTCTTGGCCTGAATATGAGTAGAATTGAATCTCGCCCCTCTAAAAGAGAACTAGGCGAATATGTCTTTTTCATAGATCTTGATTTAAAAAATAATAATCAAAAAGACTTTGAAAAAATTACTAAAGAGTTATCTCCACTGTGCAATCAAATAATTAATTTTGGATGTTATTTCGGATCAGAAGTTGAGTAA
- a CDS encoding DUF1997 domain-containing protein, whose amino-acid sequence MSLAFTARQKIDLVVQDNQEQLPDYLLQQERVVGAMLDPKKLTPLGPGKFKYEVTSFKVFQLQINPVVSIEVENSERKIRMYVTESHLDGLGIVDDFDLTLDAILEAKPSALEGEALLGVTVSQPPLLRLIPPKMLEKTGQSILNGILLGIKARVEKQLIVDFNNWCKEN is encoded by the coding sequence ATGTCTCTTGCCTTTACAGCACGACAAAAAATTGATCTAGTTGTTCAAGATAATCAGGAGCAACTACCTGATTATCTCCTACAACAGGAAAGAGTTGTAGGAGCAATGCTTGATCCTAAAAAATTGACCCCTTTGGGGCCAGGAAAATTTAAGTACGAAGTCACAAGTTTTAAGGTTTTTCAACTTCAAATAAATCCAGTCGTATCAATAGAAGTGGAGAATTCTGAGAGGAAAATCAGAATGTATGTCACTGAAAGCCACTTGGATGGCTTGGGAATAGTTGATGATTTTGATTTAACTTTAGATGCAATTTTAGAGGCAAAGCCATCAGCTCTTGAAGGCGAGGCGCTTTTGGGTGTAACAGTCAGTCAGCCTCCACTATTGAGATTAATTCCTCCCAAAATGCTTGAGAAAACTGGGCAATCAATATTAAATGGAATTTTGTTAGGAATAAAGGCAAGGGTTGAGAAGCAGCTAATTGTCGATTTCAATAATTGGTGTAAAGAAAATTAG
- a CDS encoding methyltransferase domain-containing protein, translated as MQWILICIFSAFFLFTLTTQWLMKSRKYESVNSVASSYDSWTNDRLLENLWGEHIHLGFYEKPRIKKDFRKAKVDFVHELVRWSGLNKLPRGSRVLDVGCGIGGSSRILSDYYGFDVIGISISQEQIKRANELTSNKDLCRFEVMNALDLKFEKGSFDGVWSVEAGPHISDKQTFADEMLRVLRPGGVLAVADWNQRDSKKHPLNLLEKFIMNQLLIQWTHPEFSSIEGFKNNLLNSPYFGSSVETSNWTKYTIQSWNESIYEGFRRPSSIVRLGFRSLLKAFREIPTILMMRWSFSRGLMKFGVFKSRG; from the coding sequence ATGCAATGGATATTAATTTGTATCTTTAGTGCTTTCTTTTTGTTCACTTTAACTACTCAGTGGCTCATGAAAAGTCGCAAATATGAGTCTGTTAATAGCGTTGCATCCTCATATGATTCATGGACTAATGACCGTTTATTAGAAAACCTCTGGGGTGAACATATTCATCTTGGCTTTTACGAAAAACCAAGAATAAAAAAAGACTTTAGGAAAGCTAAAGTTGATTTTGTTCATGAATTAGTTCGTTGGAGCGGTTTAAATAAACTACCGAGAGGCTCAAGGGTGCTAGATGTAGGCTGTGGAATAGGCGGAAGTTCAAGAATATTATCTGATTATTATGGATTTGATGTCATTGGTATTTCCATAAGTCAAGAACAAATTAAAAGAGCGAATGAATTAACATCTAATAAGGATTTATGTCGTTTTGAGGTAATGAATGCACTTGACTTGAAGTTTGAAAAAGGAAGCTTTGATGGGGTTTGGAGTGTTGAAGCGGGGCCTCATATCTCTGATAAGCAAACGTTTGCAGATGAGATGCTAAGAGTTCTTAGACCCGGTGGGGTTTTGGCAGTTGCAGATTGGAATCAAAGAGACTCAAAAAAGCATCCCTTAAATTTATTGGAAAAGTTCATTATGAATCAATTACTAATACAATGGACACATCCTGAATTTTCAAGTATTGAAGGATTTAAAAACAACTTATTAAACAGTCCCTATTTTGGAAGTTCTGTAGAGACTTCAAATTGGACAAAATACACAATTCAATCTTGGAATGAATCTATATACGAAGGGTTTAGAAGACCTTCATCTATCGTAAGATTAGGCTTTAGATCACTACTAAAGGCATTTAGAGAAATCCCGACCATATTAATGATGAGATGGTCTTTTTCAAGAGGTTTAATGAAATTCGGAGTATTCAAATCAAGAGGATAA
- a CDS encoding LON peptidase substrate-binding domain-containing protein, translating to MSELSVRELPLFPLPEVVLFPQEYLPLHIFETRYRVMLQSVLKSDSRFGVVRWDPIEKKLADVGCCAEIIKHQTSQDGRSNIVTIGQQRFRILEIISETPFVNALVSWVDDEQISDQTKLLELKDSVSIALRDVVSLTSKLTESEKTLPDSLPDIPRELSFWIAAHLGGPVASEQQNLLELTNTFHRLEREYELLDHTRRQLAARTALKDTFSNADPANN from the coding sequence TTGAGCGAACTTTCAGTTAGGGAGTTACCACTTTTCCCATTACCTGAGGTTGTGCTTTTTCCTCAAGAGTACTTGCCTCTGCATATTTTTGAGACTCGTTACAGAGTGATGCTTCAATCCGTTTTGAAATCGGATAGTCGTTTCGGGGTTGTTCGATGGGATCCAATCGAAAAAAAATTGGCAGATGTTGGTTGTTGTGCTGAGATTATTAAGCATCAAACTTCACAAGATGGTAGAAGTAATATTGTTACCATTGGACAGCAAAGATTTCGAATCCTAGAAATTATTAGTGAAACACCATTTGTCAACGCACTAGTTAGTTGGGTTGATGATGAACAAATTTCAGATCAAACAAAACTATTGGAGCTAAAAGACTCAGTTTCCATTGCTCTTAGGGATGTAGTTTCACTTACCTCAAAATTAACTGAATCTGAGAAGACACTCCCTGATTCTTTGCCTGATATACCCAGAGAATTGTCTTTTTGGATAGCGGCTCATCTAGGAGGTCCAGTAGCAAGTGAGCAGCAAAATTTATTAGAATTAACAAATACTTTCCACCGCTTGGAAAGAGAATATGAACTTCTTGATCACACAAGAAGACAACTGGCTGCTAGAACTGCTTTGAAAGATACTTTCTCAAATGCTGATCCAGCAAACAATTAA
- a CDS encoding ribonuclease HII, with translation MEAQESLIAGVDEVGKGCLFGPVFAGAVILSKANEIKLLSQGLRDSKKLSPHQRNNLVPLIKKNSIAWSIGQASAREIDNIGIRGATEKAMLRALEKFPSPPELILVDGILPIRLWKGKQKTQVRGESHFASIAAASVLAKETRDDLIKRLALKYSIYGLDKNKGYGTEIHRTSLIKAGASTLHRKSFLSRFEID, from the coding sequence ATGGAAGCTCAGGAATCTCTGATTGCAGGAGTTGATGAAGTAGGGAAAGGTTGTTTATTTGGCCCTGTTTTTGCTGGAGCTGTAATATTGAGCAAAGCAAACGAAATAAAGCTATTAAGTCAAGGTTTAAGGGACAGTAAAAAATTAAGTCCTCATCAAAGAAACAACTTAGTTCCTTTAATCAAAAAAAACTCAATAGCATGGTCGATAGGCCAGGCTTCAGCAAGAGAAATTGATAATATCGGTATCCGAGGGGCTACTGAAAAAGCAATGCTAAGAGCATTAGAAAAATTCCCCTCTCCACCAGAATTAATTCTTGTAGATGGAATATTACCTATTCGCTTATGGAAAGGAAAACAAAAAACACAAGTTCGAGGTGAAAGTCATTTCGCCTCAATTGCTGCTGCGAGTGTGTTAGCAAAAGAAACCAGAGATGATTTAATTAAACGACTAGCCCTCAAATACAGTATTTATGGATTAGATAAAAACAAGGGTTATGGAACTGAGATTCATAGAACAAGCTTAATCAAAGCAGGTGCATCAACACTCCATCGAAAAAGTTTTCTCTCAAGATTCGAAATCGATTGA
- the clpS gene encoding ATP-dependent Clp protease adapter ClpS yields the protein MVDSANQTEGDTAVIDREVQRVRKVSPKYKVLLHNDPVNTMDYVVETLRQVVPQLSEQDALNIMLETHNNGIGLVIVCDLEPAEFYSESLKAKGLTSTIELES from the coding sequence ATGGTTGACTCTGCAAATCAAACTGAAGGAGACACTGCTGTTATTGATCGCGAAGTTCAGAGAGTACGAAAAGTATCTCCTAAATACAAGGTTTTACTTCATAATGATCCAGTGAATACAATGGATTATGTAGTTGAAACTTTGAGACAAGTAGTTCCTCAATTAAGCGAACAGGATGCTCTGAATATTATGTTGGAAACACATAATAATGGCATTGGACTTGTTATCGTTTGTGACTTGGAACCCGCTGAATTTTATTCTGAATCTTTAAAGGCAAAAGGTCTAACAAGCACAATAGAATTAGAAAGCTGA
- a CDS encoding Rne/Rng family ribonuclease — protein MPQQIVIAEQLRIAALLTEERIDELIVAQGSYQIGDVFLGTVENVLPGIDAAFVNIGESEKNGFIHVNDLGPLRLKKATAAITELLEPRQKVLVQVMKEPTGTKGPRLTGNLALPGRYLVLQPYGQGVNISRRINTESERNRLRALGVLVKPPSTGLLIRTEAQDISEEFLIDDLENLLKQWELIQQASDSCTPPILLNRDEDFIHRILRDHIGQNVNNIVVDNPEAVGRIKNFLGKDAKELLIELHSESQNILEKYRVISAITDALKPRVDLPSGGYIIIEPTEALTVIDVNSGSFTRSANSRETVLWTNCEAAIEIARQLKLRNIGGVIIIDFIDMDTRRDQLQLLEHFTSAINGDSARPQIAQLTELGLVELTRKRQGQNIYELFGKTCPNCQGQGQLPNTIIQEKNLTNSSEVGVINSTLIVGNEIQSSQENNIKKKRGNKSKEIDTSLTNEENKSTTNSSIPISSDTIEEDASLYNNNKKEKTVLHINMNKNEELVYSLMGLDPILILDEPPLNENYTVKVIRPGDETRGESENEVHKEGKQNIINNSDTKYNKNSKDLVRLTSNNSIEQNSTNPEETENVKKSDINVGLDEERNELIIADNILQDEKNELSATDSKEVNEDPRRKRRRSSASS, from the coding sequence ATGCCCCAGCAAATTGTCATTGCTGAGCAATTACGCATTGCCGCTCTGCTCACTGAAGAGAGAATAGATGAATTAATCGTAGCTCAAGGTAGCTACCAGATAGGAGATGTTTTCTTGGGAACAGTTGAAAATGTTCTCCCAGGAATAGATGCAGCTTTTGTCAATATTGGAGAAAGTGAAAAAAATGGTTTTATTCATGTAAATGATCTTGGACCACTGAGATTAAAAAAAGCTACTGCAGCAATAACAGAGTTACTAGAACCAAGGCAAAAGGTTTTAGTTCAAGTAATGAAAGAGCCCACTGGAACAAAAGGTCCTAGATTAACTGGTAACTTGGCTCTCCCAGGTAGATATCTTGTACTTCAACCCTATGGACAAGGTGTAAATATTTCGAGAAGAATTAACACCGAAAGCGAAAGGAATCGACTTAGAGCATTAGGAGTCCTGGTTAAGCCTCCAAGCACTGGCCTTCTCATAAGGACAGAAGCGCAAGATATTTCTGAAGAATTTTTAATAGATGACCTAGAAAATCTTCTTAAACAATGGGAGCTTATTCAACAAGCATCTGACAGTTGTACCCCTCCAATTCTTTTAAATAGAGATGAAGATTTTATTCATAGAATTCTTCGAGATCATATAGGCCAAAATGTGAACAATATAGTCGTTGATAATCCTGAAGCAGTTGGTCGTATTAAAAATTTCCTTGGAAAAGATGCTAAGGAATTACTAATAGAATTACATAGTGAATCGCAAAATATCTTAGAAAAGTATAGAGTAATCTCTGCAATTACTGATGCGTTAAAACCTAGAGTTGATCTTCCATCTGGTGGCTATATCATAATAGAACCAACCGAAGCTTTAACAGTTATTGATGTCAATTCAGGCTCATTTACTCGTTCTGCAAATTCCAGAGAAACAGTTTTATGGACGAATTGTGAAGCAGCAATTGAAATAGCAAGACAATTAAAATTAAGAAATATTGGTGGGGTAATTATCATTGATTTTATAGATATGGATACAAGAAGAGATCAACTTCAATTATTAGAACATTTCACATCTGCTATTAATGGAGACTCAGCTCGCCCTCAAATTGCTCAACTTACAGAACTTGGGCTTGTTGAGTTAACTAGAAAGAGACAAGGGCAAAATATATATGAATTGTTTGGAAAAACTTGTCCTAACTGCCAGGGGCAAGGTCAACTTCCAAATACAATTATTCAAGAAAAAAACCTTACAAACTCTTCTGAAGTCGGAGTGATTAATTCAACTTTAATTGTAGGAAATGAAATACAGTCTTCACAAGAAAATAATATCAAAAAGAAGCGTGGAAATAAATCAAAGGAAATAGACACAAGCTTAACAAATGAAGAAAATAAATCAACCACTAATAGTTCAATACCTATCTCCTCAGATACAATTGAAGAAGATGCTTCTTTATACAATAACAACAAAAAAGAAAAGACTGTACTTCATATAAATATGAATAAAAACGAGGAGTTAGTATACAGTTTAATGGGATTAGATCCTATACTAATTTTAGATGAACCTCCCTTAAATGAAAACTACACTGTTAAAGTAATTAGGCCTGGAGATGAGACAAGAGGAGAATCAGAAAATGAAGTTCATAAGGAAGGAAAACAAAATATAATTAATAATTCCGATACTAAGTACAACAAAAATAGTAAGGATCTTGTTCGTCTTACAAGCAACAATTCTATTGAACAAAATTCAACCAATCCTGAAGAAACGGAAAATGTCAAGAAAAGTGATATTAATGTAGGTTTAGATGAAGAAAGAAATGAATTAATTATTGCTGATAATATTTTACAAGATGAAAAGAATGAATTAAGTGCAACCGATTCAAAAGAAGTTAATGAAGATCCAAGACGAAAAAGAAGAAGATCATCAGCGTCTTCTTAA
- a CDS encoding photosystem II high light acclimation radical SAM protein, producing MKGNLTSELKIHGPKSEFKVLYVRLPCNPIFPIGPIYLADHVHKCFPEIQQLILDLASLPILDVERILINSIKSFHPTLIVFSWRDIQIYAPVDGRGGNPLQNSFEVFYARNPLKKIRGAFGGFQLMKTHYGEIWRNQRLIKNGLKHAKKFNPNASAILGGGAVSVFYNQLKKSLPKGTIISLGEGELLIEKLIRNQSIADERCFVVGESPRNKLIHEKPNNIVKTACDYGYIKSIWPEFKWYLDGGDFYIGVQTKRGCPHNCCYCIYTVIEGKKVRINPVSEVIKEIKQLYKLGVRGFWFTDAQFIPSRGHIQNAKDILQAIYDEGLHDIHWAAYIRADNLDEELAELMVRTGMSYFEIGITSGSQELVRKMRMGYNLKTVLKNCELLAKAGFKAQVSVNYSFNVIDERPETIKQTVAYHRELEKIFGADIVEPSIFFIGLQPHTLLEEYGLKNGLLKPGYNPMSLMPWTARKLLWNPEPMGKEFGRVCLEAFDTNPNDFGRTVMNLLERDYGVSSLDEALTVETKNRPVLSKSLR from the coding sequence ATGAAAGGAAATTTGACTTCAGAATTGAAAATTCATGGGCCTAAATCTGAGTTTAAGGTCTTGTATGTCAGATTACCTTGTAATCCGATTTTCCCAATTGGACCAATTTATTTAGCTGATCATGTTCATAAATGTTTCCCAGAAATTCAACAATTAATCCTTGATTTAGCATCCTTACCCATATTAGATGTCGAGAGAATATTAATAAATAGTATTAAAAGTTTTCACCCAACATTAATTGTTTTTTCATGGAGAGACATACAAATTTATGCTCCTGTCGATGGAAGAGGAGGAAATCCTTTACAAAATTCATTTGAAGTTTTTTATGCTCGCAATCCACTCAAGAAAATTCGAGGTGCTTTCGGTGGTTTTCAACTAATGAAAACTCATTATGGAGAAATATGGAGAAACCAAAGATTAATTAAAAATGGATTAAAACATGCAAAGAAATTCAATCCAAATGCATCTGCCATTTTAGGTGGAGGTGCTGTTAGTGTTTTTTATAATCAACTAAAAAAATCACTACCGAAGGGCACTATTATCTCTTTAGGAGAAGGAGAATTATTAATAGAGAAATTAATAAGAAATCAATCAATTGCTGATGAGAGATGTTTTGTAGTTGGTGAATCACCGAGAAATAAACTTATTCATGAAAAACCAAATAATATAGTTAAAACCGCATGTGATTATGGCTATATCAAATCTATTTGGCCTGAATTTAAATGGTATTTAGACGGTGGAGATTTCTATATTGGAGTACAAACCAAAAGAGGTTGTCCTCACAACTGTTGTTATTGCATTTATACTGTCATCGAAGGCAAGAAAGTAAGGATTAACCCTGTAAGTGAAGTTATTAAAGAAATAAAACAATTGTATAAACTTGGTGTTCGTGGCTTTTGGTTTACTGATGCCCAATTCATCCCTTCCAGAGGTCACATTCAAAATGCTAAAGATATTCTTCAAGCTATCTATGATGAAGGATTGCATGATATTCATTGGGCCGCATACATAAGAGCTGACAATTTAGATGAAGAATTGGCTGAATTAATGGTTCGAACAGGTATGAGCTATTTTGAAATTGGAATAACCTCTGGCTCCCAAGAACTTGTTAGAAAAATGAGAATGGGATACAACTTAAAAACAGTTTTAAAGAATTGCGAACTTCTAGCAAAAGCAGGTTTTAAAGCACAAGTTTCAGTAAATTATTCATTCAATGTTATTGATGAGCGTCCAGAAACAATAAAACAAACAGTTGCTTACCATAGAGAATTAGAGAAGATTTTTGGAGCTGATATTGTTGAACCTTCCATATTTTTTATAGGATTGCAACCTCACACATTACTAGAAGAGTATGGATTGAAAAATGGCTTATTAAAGCCTGGTTATAACCCTATGAGTTTAATGCCTTGGACTGCTAGAAAACTCCTCTGGAATCCAGAGCCAATGGGTAAAGAGTTTGGAAGGGTTTGTTTAGAGGCCTTTGACACAAATCCAAATGATTTCGGTAGAACAGTTATGAACTTATTAGAGAGAGATTATGGAGTTTCATCTTTAGATGAAGCATTAACTGTCGAGACTAAAAATCGCCCTGTTCTTTCAAAAAGCCTTCGTTGA
- a CDS encoding CPBP family intramembrane glutamic endopeptidase: MQWIPTFSLFLFLYPAGWFISHFFYLINRNISANDLSIIGTIITFSLFLILLPSWGKIRWKTKHLWLSIGLDYKNKFRAIQIFFRGFILSFFLLLIFSLFIFLCGWVDSIGYIKVGALLNAILLIVGIVFAEEIVFRVWLLEEMVFLFGLRRGIIFQSAIFSLAHYRSDIGLLALIPFLTGLFLFGIVLTLRRTIDKGSLLGCIGLHGGLVGIWHIFDSGMVVFSIETPYFLLGPSKDMINPIGSVIGITILSIIIFFQRRLFERTGRFLVSTVNASSKDETP, encoded by the coding sequence ATGCAATGGATTCCAACATTTAGTTTGTTTTTATTTCTATATCCAGCAGGATGGTTTATTAGTCATTTTTTTTACCTAATTAATCGGAATATTAGTGCAAATGATTTAAGTATTATAGGTACTATAATAACATTTAGTTTGTTTTTAATTCTTCTACCTAGTTGGGGTAAAATTAGATGGAAAACTAAGCATCTATGGTTATCAATAGGATTAGATTATAAAAATAAATTTAGAGCAATACAAATATTTTTTAGAGGATTTATACTTTCATTTTTTCTTTTATTAATCTTTTCTCTATTTATTTTCTTATGCGGTTGGGTTGATAGTATTGGCTACATTAAAGTTGGTGCATTACTCAACGCAATATTATTGATAGTTGGAATTGTTTTTGCTGAAGAGATAGTTTTTCGAGTATGGTTGCTGGAGGAAATGGTCTTTCTGTTTGGTTTGAGGAGAGGAATTATTTTCCAATCTGCAATTTTCAGTCTCGCCCACTATAGATCTGATATTGGTTTATTAGCTTTAATTCCTTTTCTAACTGGTCTTTTTCTTTTTGGAATAGTTCTAACTTTAAGACGAACTATTGATAAAGGATCATTATTGGGTTGTATAGGTTTACATGGTGGACTGGTTGGAATTTGGCATATATTTGATTCGGGAATGGTCGTTTTTTCTATTGAGACTCCTTATTTTTTACTTGGACCAAGCAAAGATATGATAAATCCCATTGGGAGCGTGATTGGGATAACAATTTTATCAATCATTATATTTTTTCAACGAAGGCTTTTTGAAAGAACAGGGCGATTTTTAGTCTCGACAGTTAATGCTTCATCTAAAGATGAAACTCCATAA
- the rpsU gene encoding 30S ribosomal protein S21 has translation MTQVTVGENEGIESALRRFKRQVSKAGIFGELKRLRHHETPVEKYKRKLQQRRRSRRR, from the coding sequence TTGACTCAAGTAACTGTTGGAGAAAACGAAGGCATTGAATCAGCACTTCGCCGTTTTAAACGTCAAGTTTCCAAAGCCGGCATCTTTGGAGAATTAAAGCGATTGCGTCATCATGAGACCCCTGTTGAAAAATATAAGCGTAAATTGCAACAAAGACGTAGAAGCAGAAGAAGGTGA
- a CDS encoding AbrB family transcriptional regulator: MNPTMTLIIYILSGAAIGSLMLLSGIPAAPLLGSILAAGCLSISGQFEPAQWPMGTKTLLGIGVGTVIGTGINRDTLSELQTLWKPAILITITLILTGLFVGFLVVRLFGVDPLIALLGSAPGGTLGMSLVGAELGVGAAVAAIHAFRLIAVLLITPAVVKYLAPIVNMNVN; this comes from the coding sequence ATGAATCCTACAATGACTTTGATCATATACATTCTCAGCGGTGCTGCTATAGGAAGTTTGATGCTGCTTAGTGGTATCCCTGCGGCTCCTCTTCTAGGTTCAATTTTAGCGGCAGGATGCTTAAGTATCAGTGGTCAATTTGAACCTGCTCAATGGCCTATGGGTACCAAAACTTTACTTGGAATTGGCGTAGGTACTGTTATTGGGACGGGTATTAATCGAGATACTCTTTCAGAGTTACAAACGTTATGGAAGCCAGCTATTTTAATTACTATTACTTTGATTCTTACTGGTCTCTTTGTTGGATTTCTAGTAGTCCGTTTGTTTGGAGTTGACCCTTTAATAGCCTTGTTAGGTTCTGCGCCTGGTGGAACACTTGGTATGAGCCTTGTAGGGGCTGAGCTTGGTGTAGGAGCTGCAGTAGCGGCAATTCATGCATTTAGATTGATAGCTGTTTTATTGATTACTCCAGCTGTTGTTAAGTATTTAGCGCCTATTGTTAATATGAACGTTAATTAG
- a CDS encoding RNA recognition motif domain-containing protein, protein MTIYIGNLSFDAEVEDIVGVFSSYGEVTNCKLPLERETGRKRGFAFVDMGDDAQEQKAIDDLQDVEWMGRAIRVTKARPKNN, encoded by the coding sequence ATGACTATTTACATAGGGAATCTCTCGTTTGATGCAGAAGTCGAAGATATTGTTGGGGTTTTTAGCAGTTATGGTGAAGTTACCAATTGCAAGCTGCCGTTAGAAAGGGAAACAGGAAGAAAAAGAGGCTTTGCTTTTGTTGATATGGGCGACGATGCTCAAGAACAAAAAGCAATTGATGATCTTCAAGATGTTGAATGGATGGGCAGAGCTATAAGGGTGACAAAAGCAAGGCCTAAAAACAATTAA
- a CDS encoding LL-diaminopimelate aminotransferase: MVQVNADYLKLKAGYLFPEISRRIKDFNANNPAADLIRLGIGDVTEPLPLACREAMKVAIEEMGTELGFRGYGPEQGYQWLREAISKNDYLSCGCDITAEEIFVSDGSKCDSSNILDILGKDNKIAVTDPVYPVYVDTNVMAGRTGEANSLGEYNGLSYIPINSENGFEAEIPKAKFDLIYLCFPNNPTGAVATKEQLASWVQYAKENNSLILFDAAYEAFIKDDSIPHSIYEIPGAKDCAIEFRSFSKNAGFTGTRCAFTVIPKSLKGKAGKQEVDLWSLWSRRQSTKFNGVSYMVQRGAEAVYSKEGKAQIKRLVSFYMDNAQIIKANLTSAGFEVFGAINAPYAWIKTPKNMSSWDFFDFLLEKANVVGTPGSGFGAAGEGYFRLSAFNSRENVEKAMHRIVKL; this comes from the coding sequence GTGGTTCAAGTTAATGCTGATTACCTGAAATTAAAAGCAGGTTACCTTTTTCCAGAGATTTCTAGAAGAATTAAGGATTTTAACGCTAATAATCCAGCTGCTGATTTGATCCGCTTAGGAATTGGTGATGTCACGGAACCTCTGCCCTTGGCTTGTCGAGAAGCAATGAAGGTGGCTATTGAAGAGATGGGAACAGAGCTGGGTTTTAGGGGGTATGGTCCTGAGCAAGGGTATCAATGGCTTCGTGAAGCTATCTCGAAAAATGATTATTTATCTTGTGGCTGTGATATTACAGCAGAAGAAATCTTTGTTTCAGATGGGTCAAAATGCGACAGCAGTAATATTTTAGATATTCTTGGCAAAGACAATAAAATAGCAGTTACTGATCCTGTGTATCCAGTATATGTCGATACTAATGTGATGGCGGGGAGGACAGGAGAGGCAAACTCATTAGGTGAATATAATGGTTTAAGTTATATTCCGATTAATTCAGAAAATGGTTTTGAGGCAGAAATACCAAAAGCAAAATTTGATTTAATTTATCTTTGTTTCCCTAATAACCCAACTGGGGCAGTAGCCACTAAAGAACAATTAGCATCCTGGGTTCAATATGCTAAAGAAAATAATTCTTTGATTCTTTTTGATGCGGCTTATGAGGCTTTCATTAAAGATGATTCAATTCCTCATTCGATTTATGAAATTCCAGGTGCTAAAGATTGTGCAATTGAGTTTCGTTCTTTTTCGAAGAATGCAGGTTTCACTGGAACAAGATGTGCCTTTACAGTTATTCCTAAGTCTTTAAAAGGTAAAGCAGGTAAACAGGAAGTTGACTTGTGGTCTTTATGGAGTCGTCGTCAAAGTACTAAATTCAATGGCGTAAGTTATATGGTTCAGAGGGGGGCAGAAGCTGTTTACTCCAAAGAAGGGAAAGCCCAAATTAAAAGATTGGTAAGTTTTTATATGGATAATGCTCAAATTATCAAGGCAAATTTAACTTCTGCTGGATTTGAAGTTTTTGGTGCGATTAATGCCCCTTATGCATGGATAAAAACTCCAAAAAACATGAGTTCCTGGGATTTTTTTGATTTCTTACTTGAAAAAGCAAACGTGGTTGGAACACCTGGAAGTGGCTTTGGAGCTGCGGGAGAAGGCTATTTTAGATTGTCTGCATTTAACAGTAGAGAAAATGTCGAAAAAGCCATGCATAGGATCGTAAAATTGTGA